Genomic segment of Nitrospirota bacterium:
ATGACCGATGAAGAGCTTGCAGAGTCGATCAAATGGGAGGCGGAGCAGTACATCCCCTTCTCGATCGATGACGTGAACGTTGACTTCCAGAAGATCGGACCGGGCGCCCAGGAGGGGCAGGCCGATGTGCTTCTCGTGGCCGTCAAGAAGGACAAGATCAACGACTACGTTAATCTGGTGAAGGAAGCGGGCCTCGAACCGACGGTCCTCGACGTGGATGCCTTCGCGCTGGCGAACATGTATGAACTGAACTACGACATGGAGTCGGGCATCACGGCGCTTTTGAATATTGGCGCCTCCGTCATGAACATCAATATCCTGAAGGAAGGTGCATCGATCTTTACCCGGGATATTACCGTCGGCGGGAACCGCTATACCGAGGCGTTCCAGCGGGAATTCGGCCTGACCTACGAGGATGCCGAGAAGGTGAAGCGGGGCGAGCCGGTCGAAGGCGCGGATCCGGAACAGATCGCCGGTGTCATGGCTTCCGTGACGGAAGATATCGTGGCCGAGACGCAGCGATCCCTCGATTTTTTCCGGTCAACGACCGGCAGCGAGCAGGTTTCACGCATTCTGGTCTCCGGCGGCTGCGCCCGGATCGGCGATTTCACCAAGGTACTCGCCGAGCGGATCGAGATCCCTGTCGAGATCACCAACCCCTTCAAGAACATCAAGGTTGATCCGAAGCGCTTCAATGCGGTGTCGCTGCAGGAGGCCGGTCCCCAGTCCGCCATTGCCGTGGGGCTTGCGATCAGGAGGCCAGGGGACCGATGATCAAGATCA
This window contains:
- the pilM gene encoding type IV pilus assembly protein PilM — encoded protein: MFFSKTAEPIALDIGSTFIKLVQLKGSKGNYHLVKFGMVPLPPEVIVEGAVMDAGRVVEAIKELLVAQQIKTKEVVLSVSGSSVIIKRISVADMTDEELAESIKWEAEQYIPFSIDDVNVDFQKIGPGAQEGQADVLLVAVKKDKINDYVNLVKEAGLEPTVLDVDAFALANMYELNYDMESGITALLNIGASVMNINILKEGASIFTRDITVGGNRYTEAFQREFGLTYEDAEKVKRGEPVEGADPEQIAGVMASVTEDIVAETQRSLDFFRSTTGSEQVSRILVSGGCARIGDFTKVLAERIEIPVEITNPFKNIKVDPKRFNAVSLQEAGPQSAIAVGLAIRRPGDR